One Trichormus variabilis 0441 genomic window, AGGTTAAGACAAGGGAAAATAAGAGATGAGGGAAGGGAAGAAGTTGGAGAATAGGGTGCAAGGGGGAGAGTTTTCTGCTTTTCCTTGGCTTATTTCCTTATCCTTCCTCTTCTCCTCCCAATCTCCCATTCTGTAAAAAACTCATGGATGTAGCGATTATTGGCTGTGGCGTAGTTGGTGCGGCGATCGCCTATGAACTCAGTCAAATCCCAGGAATCAAAATCACAGTTTTTGATAAACAACGACCCGCCCAAGCTTCTACAGGCGCAGCCCTTGGTGTTTTAGTAGGCATCATCAGCCAAAAAATCAAGGGTAAGGCTTGGCAGATGCGACAAACTAGCATCCAACGTTATGAAACCTTAATTCCTGAACTGGAAGCTATCACAGGGCGGAAAATCCCTTTTAACCGTCAAGGAATTCTCAGTCTGTGCTTAGAAGCAGAAAAGTTAGAAAGCTGGGAAAATTTAGCAGCCATTCGCCACAACCAAGGCTGGAAATTAGAAATTTGGGACACGAACAAACTCAAACATATCTGTCCCCAAGTTGATCATCCGCAAATTATCGGCGCTGTCTACTCTCCACAAGACCGCCAACTAGACCCCACAGCTTTGACTTTAGCTTTAGTTGAGGCTGCCCAACATAAGGGAGTAACTTTTAAATTTGGTGTGACTGTGTTAGGTTTCCCCAATACAGAAGCGATTCAATGCACATCAATTGAGACAACAGAAGGTAAAATCACCGCAGATTGGATAATTATTGCGGCCGGGTTGGGTTCCACAGCCATCACAACACAACTCAATCAAAAAGTAGATATTCGTCCCGTGTTGGGACAAGCTTTGCAAGTACGCTTAGACCATCCATTAGGGAATCCCGACTTTCAACCAGCAATTACAGGTAATGATGTGCATATAGTCCCTGTAGGTGGTGGAGACTATTGGATAGGTGCAACGGTGGAATTTCCCACAGATAGCCATGAAATCCCACCCAATCAAGAATTACTGGAATCAGTCAGACAACAGGCGATCGCTTTCTGTCCAGAATTAGCCACAGCCGAAATCATTCGCACTTGGTCAGGATTGCGCCCGCGCCCCGAAGGTCGCCCCGCACCAGTTATTGATGAGTTACCAGGGTTTAGTAATGTTCTGTTGGCTACTGGACACTATCGCAACGGTGTTTTACTCGCACCCGCCACGGCAAAGGCAATTCGTGAGAAGATTTTCAAATAGGGACTGGGGATTAGGGATTAGGGATTAGGGATTAGAGATTAGGGATTGATAGACAATTCTCCTCCATTACCCAGTACCCAGTCCCCAGTCCCCAGTCCCCATTCCCAGTATTTTAAAAAACTTTTAGGAAAATCGCGTGTCAATAACAGAACATAAAATAACAGTAAATACTTTAGAGTGGTTTTATCGGGAATCTGAACCAGTTGGTAGAAGTGACTTATTACCCGTGTTGTTACTGCATGGCATACCATCACAAAGTTACAGTTGGCGTAATATTATACCAGCTTTAGCAGCTCAAGGAACGCGAGCGATCGCCCCAGATTGGATTGGTTCTGGCTTTTCTGCCAAGCCGGAGAAACACGAATTTGCCTACACTACTGAAGCCTACATCACGGCCTTAGCAGGATTTATTCAAGCTTTGGAAATTGAGCGTTTTTCTCTGGTTGTGCAGGGATTCTTAGGGTCTGTTGGTCTACAATACGCCTTAAAACATCCCGAACAAATCGCCAACATAGCTATACTAAATGCACCAATTTCTACTGACGCTAAACTACCTTGGAAAATTAAACAAATGGGTCTACCTTTTATCGGTGACATGATGACTCAAGACCCATTATTAATTGACCGGACTCTCGAAGGTGGTAGCCGTTATCGCATCGAAGACAAAGATTTAGATGTTTATCGTAAACCTTTTTTGAAAACTTCGGCTGTGGGACGGGCGCTTTTAAATACAATTCGCAACTTGCAACTCCCCGCAGCCATGACAGAAATCGAATCTGGTTTTAAACAATGGCAACAACCAATTCTGGTTCAATGGGGTATGATTGACCCCTGGTTGCCTGTAGAAGTAGCACAAAAGTTTGTTGAGACTGCACCCAATGCTGAATTAATCAAACTCAATAACGTCGGTCACTACCCACAAGAACACTACGATAAAACAATCCTAGAAGACCTTCTGCCTTTTGTGCGCCGTGCTGAATCTTGATTTCTCAATTGTGAATTGATGAGTTAGGAATATATTCAAATCGGCGATCGCAATTAATCGGTTCTGCTAAAGCTGCGGCTACGGCCTCTATACTCCTCACATCTCTCAGCATCCATGAATGCAATGCTACGGGAATACTCAGTTCTTTACCAACTGGCATTTTTGAACTGTGGGTAGGTACAATCATCAAATCATAAGGTGTCCAAATAGAAGTGAAATTTAACTCCTCTAACATTTGGACATCATGATTCAAATCTTGAAGGAAAAGGCTATTAGGACGCATCTGCACACAGCCAGGACGCTGAGAAGCATAGGCAATCACAGTACCATAATGAGGAGAAGAAATCGTCACAAAGCGTTGCACATGACTAATACCCCCCAATCTCTGCACATAATAACGGCTGACAATTCCCCCCATACTAAAGCCAACTAAATCGAATGGTTGTTCGGGAGTAATGTTTGCAGCAACATAATCAGCTACCTGCTGTGCTAATACATTAAGCGGGGCTTCGCCGTTGTTAGGTACTAAATTCAGTGTGTATACAGTCCAACCCATTTGTCTTAAATAAGCTGCCATTTGATCAAATACAGCTTCTGTATCGGTAATGCCATGCACTAGCAATATGGGGTTGCGTTGCAGATTTCGAGTTTCCATTGACAAAATTGCTTGTATTTCAGTCTGTAGAAAATTTAACTGAGTCTGAATACTGTCTGCCCAAAGATTATGACAGTCCTCCCACTGGTTTAGAACAAAACCATTATTTATATCGATGTATAGCTATAGAAGAAAGTAATATTAATTTTTATTAAGCAAGCTTTCAGAATCTTGCTCTAAGTTGGGGTAAAATTTAATAATTATTCTTGGTATCTACAGCTTGTAAGTATTTGCCAATAAGACCTGAAAACACTTAGCCCGTATTATTAAGGTTGATGAAGCCCAGACCTACTAGGTTTGTTACTAAGTAGCTGATAGTCAAAAACATAGTATTCCGACGTAATTTTTAACATTACGGTCAATTGAAAAATATAAAACTTCAGGAGCCATTCTAATGTTCGGTTTTATCAAAAAAATCATCGCTGGGATTTTGAGTTTCCTTACCGGATTGATCGGAGGTAAGAAAGGTGGTAGCTACTACCTAGAACTCAAAGAAGATACCACTGATGAAAAAGCAACGATACCAGCCCCAAAAGCCGCACCAGCAGAATCTAATGGTACAAAAGCTGCTGTGAAAGCAGAAGCACCACCAGCTACAGAGAAAAGCCTTGCACCTACACCTGCCAAAGTAGCTAAGGTGGAGGCATCCAAAAATGGCAAGAATGGTAAAACTGCCCCTGCTGAACCAGAAAAAGCGCCAGTTGCTAAAACCACTAAACCATCTGAAACTACATTTGCCCCTAAATACTTAGCGCCTTCAGGTTCCGGTGCTAATGGCCGTCGTCGCCCTGGTGCGAATATGAGTTCCTACTTAGATATGGCAAGCCAAGTAAAAACTCCTGGCTAAGTTTTCGGCATTCCTTGAATAAATATCAATCCACTATATAAATGAAATGCTGGGTCCCAGTTAGTCTCTTCCCTACGATATAGGTGAATATGAGACTGAAGGTTATCCAGCATTTCTTTTTGTTCTAATACTGTCTCAGCAAAATGTGTAAAATCTGCCCAAATCTTGACTTCTGGTAAATGGAGGTTAACCCAATCTAGTAAGTTATTCCAATTGATTCTGATGGTGTTTTGACTAGCTGTAGGAGAAACTTCTACACCTTGTTGAAATTCATAGCCATGATCATAGAGTCTCAAAATACAACGTCTGCTAGGTAAATGTAAATCACAAAACTGAATGTAGTCTTGGGTTTGGGTTTTGCGTTCAAGTTTGCGCCTAGCGTCAATGTCTACAACTTCCTCAAAAATGGGTAAAAGTCCCATCACTCGTGCGGAAACTTCTGACCAATCAAATGTGAGTGAACCAACTTGATTTGTCTGATTGCAGCAGATAACAGTAGCTTTTGGTTGAGATGCTGAAAAATTTCTGACTTGAAAAACTTGTATTTGTTCAATGGCGCTGATGGCTGTCCAAAAGCAAGGAATACCTGCTTGCTGTAGCTGTGTACCGTAAAACCGGAGTTCTCCCACACGCCCAATACGGTAAAATTTCCAACTACGACTAGGCAGCACTAACCTAGCACTGTAGGGGTCTAGCTGCATGATTTCTGCAAACTTGGCTGCGGCTTGGGCTTTTAGTTCATTGCTGAGAGGTTCTAGTATGAGTATGCCTTGTTCAGTATTGCCAGGTTCTGCTGTTGCTTGAGCGATCGCTCTTTGTCTTTCTTCTTGCTCAATTTCTTGTATGCGCTGCAAACCTTGTCGGGCGAGGGTAACGATTTTGTTATTTTGTGTGCTGCGTAATAATTGCCGATAAATATTTTCTGCTTCTCGGCGCTTTTGTGAAACTTCGTACAATCGCCCTTGATAAAACTGCACCCAAGGATTTTCCGGTGATTCTTTTAGCAGCTGTTTGAGTAATTTAGCGGCTGTTTGATAGTCTTTATGTTCAAAGGCGATCGCAACTTGCTCAATCATGAGATCCATTCAATGCACGCTATTGATATGGTTCCCAAAAAAAAGAGTTAGGGAAGCAGGGGAAGTAGGGGAGGCAGGGGAAGTAGGGGAGGCAGGGGAAGTAGGGGAGGCAGGGGAGGCAGGGGAAGTAGGGGAGAAGAGAATTTCAATGCCTAAAAAATCTAAATTTATCCTTCACAAGCTGCGCTAATTAAGGATAATGCTACTAATGGGGCTGTAACTGCACGTAGGATTCGTCCCCCTAAGGATACTGGTTGAAAGCCAAAGGTGACAGCTTCCTCTAATTCTTTATCTGTCCATCCACCCTCTGGGCCGATCGCTATCACAATTTCCCCAGATATGTCTGTGAGAAGGTTTTGCAAATGCACATATTCGCCACGGGCTTCACAGATGTATCGATGAAAGGCTGTAACATTATTAACAGCATCACTAAAAGCCACAGGCTCTAAAATCGTTGGCACAAAAGCCCGTTCTGATTGTTCAGCAGCTTCGGCGGCTATACGTCGCCAACGTTCTAGCTTTTGGGGACTGGGATTTAGTAAAGTGCGATCGCTCAACACTGGAGCAATACAAGCTACTCCCAACTCCGTACAACTCCGCACAACTTCATCAAATCCACTACCTTTAGGTAAAGCAATCATCAACGTAATTGCTACAGGTAATTCTGTTTTTACGGCTAATTCTTCTAATACCTGGGCTTGTTCTTCCGTGAGTCTAGCCAACCACCACTTACCCAGTCCATCCATAACAATAAAGCGATCGCCCTCACGCAATCGTAACACCCGTTTTAAGTAATGTTTTTGTTGGGTTGTCAGTAAAACTTGTTCTTGTTGGAGTTGAGAGGGTGCGATCGTAATTCGCTGTAATTGGCTCATGAAATTTTATCAAACAAGGCTAGAAGCTATAGCGCTTCTCGTTTGTATGCCATACACTTTGACCTATCTCCTACGAGGAGATAGGCTTTCATTCTTACCTCCCTTCCCTTGTAGGGAAGGGGCTGGGGGTTAGGTCTGTATTTGACTCAATTGCAAACCTGAAGCGGGAGACAGGGGAAATCTTTTTCTATGTCTCCTGCTGCTTCAATTCCCTAACCCCTTTTTAAGAAAGGCTTTGGAAGTAAGCCTCTAGGGCATCTTTGACTAAATCAGTCATCGAACGGCCTTGACTTGTCGCTGTCGCCTTCACTTTGTTATACAAATCATCGTGCAGGCTGACCCGATACCGGGCTTTACGGGATTTAGATACAGCTTCAGGCTGCTCTGGTTCTATGGTGACTGGTGTTGTTTCCGGTTGATACTGGGCAACAAATTCACGAATACCATCAAAGCCGACGCGATCGCAAAAATCACCGAAGCTTTCCCCGGACTTGCGAGATTTTCGGAAATACACGAAAATCGGCTCTAGAAAGCTTTCTATGTCGTTATCGTGCAGTTTTTCTACATAAGGCTGTGCCAAGCGTGTTTGATTGGGTGACCCCCCTAACCACACTTGGTAACTTTCCGGCGCGCTACCAACAAAGCCTAGTTCTGCCATGTAAGGACGGGCGCAACCGTTGGGGCAGCCTGTCATTCTCACCACAAAATGTTCATTTTGTAAACCCACTTTATCTAGGAGCGTGCGAATCCTCTCCAAAATACCGGGGATGGCTCTTTCTGATTCTGTAATTGCCAAACCGCAGGTAGGTAGGGCTGGACAAGCCATTGCATAACGGACTAAAGGCTCAATGGTGGTGGGGTCGGAAACCACACCGCAACGGTCGAGAATGGCTTGAATTGCTGGCTTGTTTTCTGGGGTGATTTCGTAGAAAATCAGGTTTTGATTGGGTGTCAGGCGGATGGGTAAGTTAAACTGCTCGACAATTTCCCGTAAAGCTGTTTTCAGTTGAAACGAGCCTTCATCTTTCACCCGACCATTATCGATGGAAATACCTAAAAATAAATTGCCATCACCTTGTTCATGCCAACCAAGGAAATCGTGATATTTAAACTCTGGTAGTTGCTTGAAAGGAGCGATGGGTTTACCAAAATATTCTTCTACCTTGGCGCGGAACTTATCCACACCCCAATCATTGATTAAGTATTTTAACCGAGCGTGACGGCGGTCAGTGCGATCGCCATAATCTCTTTGAGTCGCAACAATGGCTTTGACGGCGTTATATACATCTTCCTTGGCTACATAGCCAATGGGGTCTGCCAGTCGAGCGAATGTTTCTTCTTTGTTGTGTGTTCGTCCTAAACCACCACCAGCAAAGATATTAAATCCTTCTAAGTTGCCTTTTTTATCAGTCAGAACAACCAATGTCAGGTCTTGGGAATATAAATCAATGGAATTATCCCCTGGTACAGTCACACTGACCTTAAACTTACGCGGCATATAATAAGTGCCGTAGAGGGGTTCTTCGGTGTCGTGAATGATTGTCCCGTTACCATTGCTTTGTCTAGCTGCTTTTACTTCTGGACTTTCTTCCGCACTGATGGCTTTTTCACCATCTAGCCAGATTTCGTAATAAGCGCCTGTTTGGGGTGAGAGTAAGTCCGCGATATTTTGGGCATATTCCCAAGCGTACTGGTATTCAGCCCGTTTTTTGAAGGGGGCTGGGGGAGCCATAACGTTGCGGTTGATGTCGCCACACGCACCCAAGGTTGAACCTAAGTTTTTGACAATTGTAGCGATCGCTGCTTTGAGATTTTTCTTTAAAATCCCGTGCATTTGAAAACCTTGACGAGTGGTAGCTCGTAAGGTATGGTTGCCATATTCATCAGCTAGCTTGTCTAAAGCCAAGTAAAGCTGCGGCGGAACCAAGCCACCCGGATTTTTTGTCCGCAGCATAAATTGGTAATCTTTCTCTTGACCCTTGGTACGATTGTCACGATTATCTTGCTGATAAGAGCCGTGAAATTTCAGGATTTGTACCGCATCTTCAGTAAAGTGAGTAGTATCCTCAAGGATTTGCGTTGCTACAGGTTCACGTAAAAAATTACTGTTTTCTTTCAGCCCTTCGACTTTAGAAGGTTTACGGCCAGTGGTAGGAGGAGGAGCAGATTTAACCATCAGAGTTCTATAGGATTCTCAATAAGGCATCAGTAATCGCCGAAGCAGCAAATTAGGGGCATTTTTGCGGCCGATAGTTTCCCGGTAATCCGGTCGGAAATATGAATAATACCTCAATTTTAACACGGCGAAAAGCCGACTTAGTCAGTGATTCTACACCTAATTAAACCAGCTTTTTGTATTTGTGAGTAATGAGTAATGAATAAGCTGTTCTGCTTTTGAGTTGCAAAATCCATCGTGAGGGCTGTTGACAGTTAACAGCCCTTATTAGTAGAGACGTTGCATGCAACGTCTCTACATCATTTATTTGGCGCAACTTCATAGAGAATTGGTATTAGAAGTTGCTTACACCAGTTTCAAATCAGGATACTCAGCAAACAAATCATCAGATGTGAGAGTATCACCTTCAGCTTGTGGTGTCCACAAAACTTCAAATGCTAAAAGTTGTTCAGCCGGAATGCTACCAATTTGCCGTAAGGCTTGACGCAATTCATCAGAACTATTAACAGCCGGGAGTTCAAACTTACCCAATGTCGCCGCCAATAAGGTGACGATAATATATTCGCCAGGGCCTTCTGTAATTAGACGGGTGGGGTTATCTATTTCATCAGCCCCAGGTAAAGCATCTTTAGTCCGGGCTGCTTTTAGCTGGTTGTTGACATTAGACAGGGTTTCTTCGCTGAACTTACTACGTTCTGCTAGTGCTAGGCGGTTAAATTGAGATTCGGCAGAATTTAACTTCGCCTGTTGTGTACCAACACCTGCGTATACCCAATATTCAGGATGGCGCAGCAAAGCTAGGCTGGCTTCTTGCAGTACTTCTGTACGTCCTGTAGGGGAATTGGTATCAGCCGTTTCCGCGATGTGGTTAAGTTCTGGTTGCAAATCTCGCGCTTGCGCTAACAAGCCAACTTGCAAGCGAGTCACGGTAACGGTGGGGTTGCTGTTGTAGCCAACATCTTCGCTGACTTCACCACTAGAGACACGACGGAAGGTTTGTACTAGGAAATTAGCGATCGCAAAAAATATTAAAATGCCAAATAAACCGCCAAATCCTCCCCCTATACCCCATAAAGGCAGCAAGAAGGGAAAGCCAAAGCCACCACCGGGGTAGGGAGAATAACCATATCCACCACTAGGGGGTGCATAACGTGGTGAATAGGTGCGGCTAGAAGGCGCTCTAAAGGAACCACCACCGATTCGTCCACCACTGCGAGCTGCTAACGCGCCATCGGCGTTTCCTAACGCCAACACCAATACTAGCCCCAGGGTAAAGACGGTTTTTAAGAAAGGTTTGATGCTTTGTAGTAGTTTTTTAGGCATAGTCACATTCGCTTGAAAAACGATATTACTTATTTCATTGTTATCTTTGGTGGAAGCATGACGGTGCTTATGTGATGCCAGCCAGTAATTCAGTCAGCGATTCTTATGATTGGCAGTAGCTCGGTGTACTCCTTGGCTACATATTCAATCTATCGCGTCTTGTCTTGGCTGGGCAGCAAACCCAGGGGGGATTTCTGTAGTAGATAACCGTACCTCAAAAGTTACCCCCTTTAAGTGAACTTTGGGATGAATTAAGAATTAATATCGGAGAAGAGGAAAAGCCAGGGGATCAATTGCGGAGGGGCAGGGGTAAAAAATCATAACCAATTACCAATTACTTATTACCCATGCCCACAATATGTTTTTGTAAACAAAAATTTCCCTCTAACTTCATAACATGAGGCATTTTGGCATGATGTTATCATGTTCTCAAGATATTATTTGAATAGGGGATAATTTTAGTAGTTTTTGTGTCAGTTTTTTATTTATTCATACGAATCAGATTATTATATTTTTGTTCTATAAATGTTTTTTGCTGACAGTTTTTTTACAAAAAATAAATGCAATAAATAAAATATTTAATTAATAAATACTTCATCAAATTAATAAATAGATATCCATGTTCTCTCTTTTAAAATAGAGTTATACCCTAACTCTCAAATCCTTTGCATTTAGGATAGAAAGTATGGAATAACACAAAAATACACGCTTTTTAGCTGGCATTGAGTTAATTACAGTTTGTAAAATTTTATTAAAAAAATCTGTAAATACTGAGATTTTTGAGGCTAACCGTTGGCTAAATAGAAAAAAGGGGAGAAAATTAGATACAAAACCAGCATTTATTTCAGTAAATCTACTACTTTTACGGCTAATTCCTGTAAAACGATGTATTAACCATAACAGTGATTTTCGGTTACAAGTAAGTACTAGCTCATGTAGGTATAAATGTAGTAACTCCTAGCTTTGATTACAACAAGCAAGCTCACACTCATTATTTTGCTTTAGTTGCAGTTTGAACTAATACAACTTATTTGAATTAACTTCATTCAACTTAACATGGAACATATCTCGCAACTGGCTACAAAAATCAGAGACACGACTGCATCCCCAAATATCTTAGTAATATCGCGTTTTTTCTTGCCTAAAGAAGCTGTAATTGGGGAATATCTCTACAATCGCTGTCTTCAAGATCCAGAACAAGTAATAGTTCTGGCAGCTAGTTGTAGAGGTGATAAAGTGTTTGACCAAGCACAAAAATTTCCTGTATATCGCTGGCCTAACCCTAAATACTGGCTTGGTGGTTTTTTAGGAAGTTGTCTACAACCTTTGTTTAATTTGGTTGCACCATTTGTTCTGGCGCTCAAACTTTATTTTCGTTATCACTACCGCTATATTGAATGGGGACATGGCTATAACTTCCCATCACTCCTATTATTAAGCTATATCTTACCCATACGCTTCTTTATTTACTTACACGGTAATGACCTTGGTAGCGTTGTAGACAATCCTGTATGGCGATCGCTCTTTAAGTTAACACTGTCACGAGCTGAAGGCATTGTGTGTAACAATTCCTTAACCCAAGATTATCTGAGAAATACCTTCCGGTTACAAACCCCTACCCACGTTATCCATCCAGTAGTTAGACCAGAAAAATTTGGACTGGGAAGCAATAGCCAGAGTCTAGATGAATTAGGTGATGGCATTCTACCCACTTTAGGCGATCGCCTGCGTCAAGCTTATAATATCCCCCAAAGTGCCATAGTCATTCTTTCCGTAGGGCGCTTAGTCAAACAAAAAGGCTTTGACCGTGTTATTGAAAACCTACCACTACTTTTAACAATTGGTGTAGATGTT contains:
- a CDS encoding NAD(P)/FAD-dependent oxidoreductase is translated as MDVAIIGCGVVGAAIAYELSQIPGIKITVFDKQRPAQASTGAALGVLVGIISQKIKGKAWQMRQTSIQRYETLIPELEAITGRKIPFNRQGILSLCLEAEKLESWENLAAIRHNQGWKLEIWDTNKLKHICPQVDHPQIIGAVYSPQDRQLDPTALTLALVEAAQHKGVTFKFGVTVLGFPNTEAIQCTSIETTEGKITADWIIIAAGLGSTAITTQLNQKVDIRPVLGQALQVRLDHPLGNPDFQPAITGNDVHIVPVGGGDYWIGATVEFPTDSHEIPPNQELLESVRQQAIAFCPELATAEIIRTWSGLRPRPEGRPAPVIDELPGFSNVLLATGHYRNGVLLAPATAKAIREKIFK
- a CDS encoding alpha/beta fold hydrolase is translated as MSITEHKITVNTLEWFYRESEPVGRSDLLPVLLLHGIPSQSYSWRNIIPALAAQGTRAIAPDWIGSGFSAKPEKHEFAYTTEAYITALAGFIQALEIERFSLVVQGFLGSVGLQYALKHPEQIANIAILNAPISTDAKLPWKIKQMGLPFIGDMMTQDPLLIDRTLEGGSRYRIEDKDLDVYRKPFLKTSAVGRALLNTIRNLQLPAAMTEIESGFKQWQQPILVQWGMIDPWLPVEVAQKFVETAPNAELIKLNNVGHYPQEHYDKTILEDLLPFVRRAES
- a CDS encoding esterase/lipase family protein, whose amino-acid sequence is METRNLQRNPILLVHGITDTEAVFDQMAAYLRQMGWTVYTLNLVPNNGEAPLNVLAQQVADYVAANITPEQPFDLVGFSMGGIVSRYYVQRLGGISHVQRFVTISSPHYGTVIAYASQRPGCVQMRPNSLFLQDLNHDVQMLEELNFTSIWTPYDLMIVPTHSSKMPVGKELSIPVALHSWMLRDVRSIEAVAAALAEPINCDRRFEYIPNSSIHN
- a CDS encoding tetratricopeptide repeat protein gives rise to the protein MIEQVAIAFEHKDYQTAAKLLKQLLKESPENPWVQFYQGRLYEVSQKRREAENIYRQLLRSTQNNKIVTLARQGLQRIQEIEQEERQRAIAQATAEPGNTEQGILILEPLSNELKAQAAAKFAEIMQLDPYSARLVLPSRSWKFYRIGRVGELRFYGTQLQQAGIPCFWTAISAIEQIQVFQVRNFSASQPKATVICCNQTNQVGSLTFDWSEVSARVMGLLPIFEEVVDIDARRKLERKTQTQDYIQFCDLHLPSRRCILRLYDHGYEFQQGVEVSPTASQNTIRINWNNLLDWVNLHLPEVKIWADFTHFAETVLEQKEMLDNLQSHIHLYRREETNWDPAFHLYSGLIFIQGMPKT
- a CDS encoding 16S rRNA (uracil(1498)-N(3))-methyltransferase, coding for MSQLQRITIAPSQLQQEQVLLTTQQKHYLKRVLRLREGDRFIVMDGLGKWWLARLTEEQAQVLEELAVKTELPVAITLMIALPKGSGFDEVVRSCTELGVACIAPVLSDRTLLNPSPQKLERWRRIAAEAAEQSERAFVPTILEPVAFSDAVNNVTAFHRYICEARGEYVHLQNLLTDISGEIVIAIGPEGGWTDKELEEAVTFGFQPVSLGGRILRAVTAPLVALSLISAACEG
- the sir gene encoding sulfite reductase, ferredoxin dependent, with translation MVKSAPPPTTGRKPSKVEGLKENSNFLREPVATQILEDTTHFTEDAVQILKFHGSYQQDNRDNRTKGQEKDYQFMLRTKNPGGLVPPQLYLALDKLADEYGNHTLRATTRQGFQMHGILKKNLKAAIATIVKNLGSTLGACGDINRNVMAPPAPFKKRAEYQYAWEYAQNIADLLSPQTGAYYEIWLDGEKAISAEESPEVKAARQSNGNGTIIHDTEEPLYGTYYMPRKFKVSVTVPGDNSIDLYSQDLTLVVLTDKKGNLEGFNIFAGGGLGRTHNKEETFARLADPIGYVAKEDVYNAVKAIVATQRDYGDRTDRRHARLKYLINDWGVDKFRAKVEEYFGKPIAPFKQLPEFKYHDFLGWHEQGDGNLFLGISIDNGRVKDEGSFQLKTALREIVEQFNLPIRLTPNQNLIFYEITPENKPAIQAILDRCGVVSDPTTIEPLVRYAMACPALPTCGLAITESERAIPGILERIRTLLDKVGLQNEHFVVRMTGCPNGCARPYMAELGFVGSAPESYQVWLGGSPNQTRLAQPYVEKLHDNDIESFLEPIFVYFRKSRKSGESFGDFCDRVGFDGIREFVAQYQPETTPVTIEPEQPEAVSKSRKARYRVSLHDDLYNKVKATATSQGRSMTDLVKDALEAYFQSLS
- a CDS encoding DUF1517 domain-containing protein, producing MPKKLLQSIKPFLKTVFTLGLVLVLALGNADGALAARSGGRIGGGSFRAPSSRTYSPRYAPPSGGYGYSPYPGGGFGFPFLLPLWGIGGGFGGLFGILIFFAIANFLVQTFRRVSSGEVSEDVGYNSNPTVTVTRLQVGLLAQARDLQPELNHIAETADTNSPTGRTEVLQEASLALLRHPEYWVYAGVGTQQAKLNSAESQFNRLALAERSKFSEETLSNVNNQLKAARTKDALPGADEIDNPTRLITEGPGEYIIVTLLAATLGKFELPAVNSSDELRQALRQIGSIPAEQLLAFEVLWTPQAEGDTLTSDDLFAEYPDLKLV
- a CDS encoding glycosyltransferase family 4 protein, with amino-acid sequence MEHISQLATKIRDTTASPNILVISRFFLPKEAVIGEYLYNRCLQDPEQVIVLAASCRGDKVFDQAQKFPVYRWPNPKYWLGGFLGSCLQPLFNLVAPFVLALKLYFRYHYRYIEWGHGYNFPSLLLLSYILPIRFFIYLHGNDLGSVVDNPVWRSLFKLTLSRAEGIVCNNSLTQDYLRNTFRLQTPTHVIHPVVRPEKFGLGSNSQSLDELGDGILPTLGDRLRQAYNIPQSAIVILSVGRLVKQKGFDRVIENLPLLLTIGVDVHYIICGQGPCESELKALAERLRVDKRVHFAGYVNNRELAGYYAACDIFAMLALSNTPASRLEGCGSVYLEASYFGKPVIASRHPSLIDTVRHEENGLLVNPKSGYEVFQVFKQLCQNQQLREQLGRQGKELAKRKTLHRSLYLGQGVRS